The following coding sequences lie in one bacterium genomic window:
- a CDS encoding 4Fe-4S dicluster domain-containing protein, with protein MKVLRMDKRHLAALLEILRRWGEVHVPVKHGVNSHRWEPYTELEKVAYDALRTVIPAKKYFYRPRETMFRFDTREGYKSENTGLTERLVLFGIHPCGMHALETLDNLFAGRYADNYYFTRRENIMIVATSCIPDKHCFCKSMGTDAIDEGFDLFLTDLGDAFLVGVGTSRGDDVVSHRPELFTEVDEGFTQRYLEFRRRREQAYSLTLEISDLPTILDLEYESPIWDKLGERCYSCGSCSMVCPTCTCYDVHDALDLTGGGARMREWDCCLFREHALVAGGHNASSAARRR; from the coding sequence ATGAAGGTCCTGCGCATGGATAAGAGGCACCTGGCCGCCCTCCTGGAGATACTCCGGAGGTGGGGCGAGGTACACGTGCCGGTGAAGCACGGGGTGAACTCCCACCGCTGGGAGCCGTACACCGAACTCGAAAAGGTCGCCTACGACGCCCTGCGCACCGTCATCCCGGCGAAGAAGTACTTCTATCGGCCCCGGGAGACCATGTTCCGCTTCGACACGCGGGAGGGCTACAAGTCGGAGAACACCGGCCTCACCGAGCGCCTCGTCCTCTTCGGCATCCACCCCTGCGGAATGCACGCCCTGGAGACCCTGGACAACCTCTTCGCCGGGCGCTACGCGGACAATTACTACTTCACCCGGCGCGAAAACATCATGATAGTCGCCACCAGTTGCATCCCCGACAAGCACTGCTTCTGCAAGTCCATGGGCACCGACGCCATAGACGAGGGCTTCGACCTGTTTCTCACCGACCTGGGCGACGCCTTCCTGGTCGGTGTGGGCACCTCGCGTGGCGACGACGTGGTCTCCCACCGCCCCGAGCTTTTTACCGAGGTGGACGAGGGGTTCACCCAGCGCTACCTCGAGTTCCGCCGGCGGCGGGAGCAGGCCTACAGCCTGACGCTGGAAATCAGCGACCTGCCCACGATTCTGGACCTGGAGTACGAGAGCCCTATCTGGGACAAGCTGGGCGAACGCTGCTACTCCTGCGGCTCCTGCTCCATGGTCTGCCCGACCTGCACCTGCTACGACGTCCACGACGCGCTGGATCTGACCGGCGGCGGCGCGCGCATGCGTGAATGGGACTGCTGCCTCTTCCGGGAACACGCGCTGG